A genomic region of Oryza glaberrima chromosome 1, OglaRS2, whole genome shotgun sequence contains the following coding sequences:
- the LOC127762005 gene encoding CO(2)-response secreted protease-like produces the protein MVNRAHFVILVLVYRLLVPLSAEPDQTRESYVVYMGGGGGGGGAGVEEEAARAMHMEMLTSVAPAGDDQGRAAAALTQSYHHAFQGFAAELTEAEAAALSGHERVVSVFRDRALELHTTRSWDFLDVQSGLRSDRLGRRASGDVIIGIVDTGVWPESASFSDAGMGPVPARWRGVCMEGPDFKKSSCNKKLIGARYYGSQPGSASSSSAAGAVTATGGSPRDAVGHGTHTASTAAGAVVPGAGYYGLARGAAKGGAPASRVAVYKACSLGGCASSAVLKAIDDAVGDGVDVVSISIGMSSAFQSDFLADPIALGAFHAHQRGVLVVCSGGNDGPNPYTVVNSAPWILTVAASSIDRSFHSTIVLGNGALVKGIAINFSNQSITGGQYPLVFGPQVAGRYTPVSEASNCYPGSLDAQKAAGKIVVCVGTDPMVSRRVKKLVAEGAGASGLVLIDDAEKAVPFVAGGFPFSQVATDAGAQILEYINSTKNPTAVILPTEDAKDDKPAPVVASFSARGPGGLTEAILKPDLMAPGVSILAATIPTADKEDVPAGKNPSPFAIKSGTSMACPHVAGAAAFVKSAHPGWSPSMIRSALMTTATTRNNLGQAVASSTGAAATGHDMGAGEISPLRALSPGLVFDTTTRDYLNFLCYYGYKEQLVRKLAGAGAAGAAFACPRGAPSPDLIASGVNYPSISVPRLLAGRTATVSRVAMNVGPPNATYAAAVEAPPGLAVKVSPERLVFSSRWTTAAYQVSFEIASGGAGAGAGASKGYVHGAVTWSDGAHSVRTPFAVNVI, from the exons TCGTATGTCGTCtacatgggcggcggcggcggcggcggcggcgccggcgtggaggaggaggcggcgcgggcgatgCACATGGAGATGCTGACGTCCGTcgcgccggccggcgacgatcaggggagggcggcggcggcgctgacgcAGAGCTACCACCACGCGTTCCAGGGCTTCGCCGCCGAGCTCACcgaggcggaggccgccgcGCTGTCCG GGCACGAGAGGGTTGTGTCCGTGTTCAGGGATCGCGCGCTGGAGCTGCACACGACGCGGTCGTGGGACTTCCTCGACGTGCAGTCCGGCCTCCGCTCCgaccgcctcggccgccgcgcctccggCGACGTCATCATCGGCATCGTCGACACCG GTGTGTGGCCGGAGTCGGCGAGCTTCAGCGACGCCGGGATGGGGCCGGtgccggcgcggtggcgcggcgtgTGCATGGAAGGCCCTGACTTCAAGAAGAGCAGCTGCAACAAGAAGCTCATCGGCGCGCGGTACTACGGCAGCCAGCCCggctcggcgtcgtcgtcgtcggcggcgggggcggtgacggcgacaggCGGCTCGCCGCGGGACGCCGTGGGGCACGGCACGCacacggcgtcgacggcggcgggcgcggtggTGCCCGGCGCGGGGTACTACGGCCTGGCCCGCGGCGCGGCGaagggcggcgcgccggcgagccgcGTGGCCGTGTACAAGGCGTGCTCGCTGGGCGGGTGCGCGAGCTCGGCCGTGCTCAAGGCCATCGACGACGCGGTGGGCGACGGCGTGGACGTGGTGTCCATCTCCATCGGCATGAGCTCCGCCTTCCAGTCCGACTTCCTCGCCGACCCCATCGCGCTCGGCGCCTTCCACGCCCACCAGAGGGGCGTCCTCGTCGTCTGCTCCGGCGGCAACGACGGCCCCAACCCCTACACCGTCGTCAACTCCGCCCCCTGGatcctcaccgtcgccgcctccagcaTCGACCGCTCCTTCCACTCCACCATCGTCCTCGGCAACGGCGCCCTCGTCAAG GGAATTGCCATCAACTTCTCCAACCAGAGCATCACCGGAGGCCAGTACCCGCTGGTGTTCGGGCCACAGGTGGCCGGCCGGTACACGCCGGTGTCGGAGGCAAG CAACTGCTACCCCGGGTCGCTGGACGCGCAGAAGGCGGCGGGGAAGATCGTGGTGTGCGTGGGCACGGACCCGATGGTGTCGCGGCGGGTGAAGAAGCTGGTCGCCGAGGGCGCCGGCGCTAGCGGGCTGGTGCTCATCGACGATGCCGAGAAGGCCGtccccttcgtcgccggcggcttcCCCTTCTCCCAGGtcgccaccgacgccggcgCGCAGATCCTCGAGTACATCAACTCCACCAA GAATCCGACGGCTGTGATCCTCCCAACCGAGGACGCCAAGGACGACaagccggcgccggtggtggccaGCTTCTCGGCGCGCGGCCCCGGCGGCCTCACCGAAGCCATCCTCAAG CCTGATCTGATGGCGCCGGGGGTGAGCATCCTCGCCGCGACGATACCCACCGCCGACAAGGAGGACGTGCCCGCCGGCAAGAAcccgtcgccgttcgccatcAAGTCCGGCACGTCGATGGCCTGCccgcacgtcgccggcgccgccgccttcgtcaaGTCGGCGCACCCGGGCTGGTCGCCGTCCATGATCAGATCAGCTCTCATGACCACTG cgacgacgaggaaCAACCTCGGGCAGGCGGTGGCGAGCAgcacgggcgcggcggcgacggggcacGACATGGGCGCCGGGGAGATCAGCCCGCTGCGGGCGCTCAGCCCCGGGCTGGTGTTCGACACCACCACGCGCGACTACCTCAACTTCCTCTGCTACTACGGCTACAAGGAGCAGCTCGtccgcaagctcgccggcgctggcgccgcgggcgccgccttCGCGTGCCCGcgcggcgcgccgtcgccggaccTCATCGCGTCGGGCGTCAACTACCCGTCCATCTCCGTGCCGCGGCTCCTCGCCGGGAGGACGGCCACCGTGTCGCGCGTCGCCATGAACGTGGGGCCACCGAACGCGACGTACGCCGCGGCCGTCGAGGCGCCCCCCGGCCTCGCCGTGAAGGTGTCGCCGGAGCGGCTGGTGTTCTCGAGCaggtggacgacggcggcgtacCAGGTGAGCTTCGAGatcgccagcggcggcgccggcgccggcgccggggcgaGCAAGGGGTACGTGCACGGCGCCGTCACCTGGTCCGACGGCGCGCACTCCGTCCGGACGCCGTTCGCGGTTAATGTCATCTGA